From a single Zeugodacus cucurbitae isolate PBARC_wt_2022May chromosome Y, idZeuCucr1.2, whole genome shotgun sequence genomic region:
- the LOC128923456 gene encoding uncharacterized protein LOC128923456, giving the protein MDVEMASPSTPTMRSVVPAPRPGTAPIAARRTTIPTAVPQPTTGTTAPTAPGNSMASTPASPALTADLQRIRCPLCRRPHRLSHCGIFKGMPPMQRQQVAQAHGYCLNCLGTTHATQECPSNNRCQICVRSHHTLLHRTTRRDAGRQAAPHTSDNIRRSQRAPLIQYRRRGPPSAESRHWQHRATSARRQQPRPQSRRSTGLSSVVATLQQLQRLLG; this is encoded by the coding sequence ATGGACGTAGAAATGGCATCACCATCAACGCCAACTATGCGTTCGGTTGTTCCCGCTCCGCGCCCTGGAACTGCCCCAATCGCAGCACGCCGGACCACCATTCCAACCGCCGTGCCTCAACCAACAACAGGCACCACCGCGCCAACGGCCCCGGGCAATAGCATGGCATCAACACCAGCATCACCCGCACTAACAGCGGATTTGCAGCGCATTCGATGCCCATTGTGTCGACGCCCGCATCGACTATCGCACTGCGGCATTTTTAAAGGCATGCCACCGATGCAACGCCAACAAGTTGCACAGGCACACGGCTATTGCCTAAATTGCCTGGGAACTACTCACGCAACGCAGGAGTGCCCGTCCAACAATCGCTGCCAAATCTGTGTGCGTTCGCATCACACGCTGCTGCACCGCACTACCAGACGCGACGCAGGGCGACAAGCGGCTCCTCACACCAGTGATAACATCAGGCGTTCTCAAAGAGCGCCTTTGATACAATACCGCCGGCGTGGACCCCCGTCTGCAGAATCCCGTCACTGGCAACACCGTGCCACATCAGCACGACGTCAGCAGCCTAGGCCGCAATCCCGCCGGTCAACAGGCCTCAGCAGCGTCGTAGCCACGCTACAGCAGTTACAGCGGCTTCTAGGCTAA